TGATTTTCCAACGCAGAGGCTAAGTCTAgtcatatcttatacttttaaacgagcaattcttgtatatttatttatttatatatatatatatttatttacactgccgatctcggaaaccgctctaacgatttcgcagaaatttgttatgtgggggtttttgggggtgaaaaatcggtctaacttatccttaggtcccggaaaacgcgaattttcgagttttcatgcgtttttcttcgcgcgccatctcgtgtgcagtagttgtactgttaagacagaattctttcggtcgatgtaagtactatttattgcaaacactagatggcgacacaggtcaaggctaaaacgaatagaaaatacactatttgagtttttgtggcgaaatgcgcgccatctcgtgtggagtagttgtgttgttaaggctgagaattctttcgctcgatgtaggtactattcatttttgaactagatggcgacacatgtcaaggatacgaaacagaaccgagcgaagctcggttgcccagatattaggGGTTAAGTACGGTTTCCTCGGGATATTTTGCACTAGAGAATAGCGAATGTACATCATataaaaatttgtattttaattccgaaaaactcattagtaaATACAAGTAGATAGAGGTTTAATTTGGAAACCCACGCTTTTATCGCTAAGTCAAAGGCCTCCTcctgttttaaaatatttaagttatGAAAAAGGAAACTGCAATTTGTTTAAATTAACCGACCATGTACTTACTTTTTAAATAGTTTCTACGAGTAGaataatttttatgaaatagtgTGTTTACTCGATTTTGACACAGAGTTTACAGTTTGTAAAAAGTCATGTGAGTGGGTGAATAGTGTGAATATTATTTCTCGGGTacgtcgaaacttcggaaggccCTCTGACccctctgtactgaaaaacgtcgcaacgatacacgtgcgaaaaggaaattcgtaactcgtgtcgatttcaaCACTCTTCGGTCGTAATGGACTATTTTACTATACGTATCAAATGCAGGCAGAATATGAAAAGCCGTCATAACTGTTTCTCCTCCAGTTATGTATGGCGGACATAACTTGTTCTCAATTGCCTGACTAGTAAATAAAATCCAGTAGTAACATATATATAAGTCAATGGTGCGAACTCGACCGCCGGGCCCGCTTTTTCCTCTTCCCCTTTGTGGAATATAACTACGAGTTATTTATAACTCGTGGTTAGAACATTAGATcattttacgtattaaaatcgTGTTAAAGGGCGTTACCTTATAAAGCAAAGTGTATTAAATTACTAAGTACTCTATTTATACATTGCTGTACTTTCCGTGGCTAATAAAGCATTGAATTGAATTAGACTGAGCAATAAACAACATTTGCATTGTATGTTATTATATTCTATGACTATATAATGGAACTGTACACAGTTCACCCAGATTAATATTCTGACAAAAACACTTTTCAGGTTTCGAATATGGAGCTGGCTTTTGCCGTGACGAGAGTAATAAAGTTACCGCGATACTCCACGGTTTTTGCACGGTTTATTCGAACCGAGTGGAGAGGATGTGTGTTTTGTTAATGGTTGGTTATTTCACGacgttaaaaaagtttatgaaAGTTACAGTACTGCTAGTATTCAATTTAGATTATGAAACCGTTGCTATAGGTTTCTCGCGTCAAACAATGGTCCCCATTACAGTTCATTTTAATATAAAGTAGCATTCTTAAATTGATAATTGATTttagtataggtaggtactataaaaataaacggATTTTAAGTTAGCACAAAAATATCTCTCGACTCCTAGGAAACTTCTTTCTCCTGTAGAGGTGTAGGAAAAATGTGTTTATAAGGGCAAAATGAAGTCTTTTTCGTTATATTCGGCATCCTTAATTTATTAAAGAAAGTTCAAACTTTACCGTCTGATTTTCATTTTAATAGAGCTTCCGTAACTACACGTCGTGTCACACAACGCCACAGAACTACCTATTTTTAATTACCGAAAATATGACATTTGActaggggcggctcactccgcgattctatcgccgcgctgcaaagtacatgctggcggccgcgagttcgaggcctaatcaggggttgcgcgcgatgtcacggaacgcacgttcgcactttctatcgttactttacgtcgcgagtttttttttatagttcatatgcgatgtccgtgtgtggaatggctaataatgctcagttaaatagacatctggccccgtagccgaatggcatttctccgacgccaaacgaaagcgatacgccgctggctctgtcgcgccaatacgcaagcgcgatagagatagatatctactagcgcttcgtttcgtgagcgtttcgtgagcgattgtgccattcggctagccacccaggaataaaataaataccataggacattcttacacagatctactattaatTAAGTCACACGGAAAAGTTCTATAAGgtttgtgatgttggaacttaaaaaaatatatacaaaatatatgtatacctacaaagtacccaagacttgaatatgatatataatagtataacattatctcagtattaatttgttttgatccataggcaaccctgtCGTCAgtcgctgcgcacgtgcggctcgttccTTTGTAAGAAttatgtaggcatttaaaaaggctgcatttcgtgaacatccaAGCAGTAGGCCTTcagtacttgtactattatatattttgtgctGTGACATTTTGCTGGAATATCACTAATTGTGGGTGTGATATCAAAGCGAGCAACCGGAGCAagtccgttttcgaatagcaaaattgatctttaacagttggtgtggtgcaAAGTATATTAAAACACTTTGCTCGAAGAGTATGGCGTCGTTGTTTTGTATAGTGATAAATAATAGCAGGAGTTGACTAAAGTATGTGGCAATCTGTGTTTTAAGATTCTTTGTAGTTAGATTACCTAATTAGGTGAGTGTACACTTTTACATCAGTTTAGGTATCGTATGGATTGATACAATTTTTATAGAACTTAATGAGATAATATCGAGACCCCTTTGACTTTTTGAAGCTGAGCCGGCAATCAATAAAGACACACGGAAACGTAACGCAGCAAACAGCAATATTGTATCATAAATTGTACCGAACGTACAAACAAATGTTAATAATTATTGTGATTCTAAGAAATTGATTTTACAAAATCTATTTTCAACTCACCTACGAAAATCTCTGCTCCAACAGGCGTAGATGACCGGGTTCATGGAAGAGTTGACCCAGCCTAGCCACGTCACAATCATGTTGACCATCTCCTCGTGCGCGATGCACGCCGAGCAAATCCCCGATAGCAGGTTCACTACGAAAAATGGCAGCCAGCACACTATAAACACTCCCATCACTATTCCCAAAGTTTTTGCTGCTTTCTTTTCTTTCGCAAATTTGGCGAGTTTACGTGACAAAGAAAAGTTTTTTGGCAAATGTTTTCCATGAGTGGCAACGTTCGTGAGACGCGTGGAAGAGCGAGACAGGCCGTTGTTCTGCAGTGCCGTGAGCGGCTCCTGGTCCGCCTCCTCGGGCGTGCACACGCCGTGACAGGCGTCGCTGCGCTGGCGCACCGTGCCCCCGCGGTGGATTCGTAATGTCAACTCTAACTCGCCACTCGGACGCATTATCGACTTTGTGCCGATTTTCAATGATCGCGTCTGAATAGTCGCTGCGCGATAAATGCGATAATAAGTGAACACCATCACAAACAGAGGTAAATAAAACGATATTGTCGATGAGAATATAATGTATCCTAAGTTTTCCGTAAACGGACACTTATAATCCGGCACTTCCTCCAATCGCACGGCTCGCCACCACGCAATAGCGGGAAACGATATAGTCCCGGAACATACCCATACGGCCGCAATCAGGAAAGCGGCTTTCCGTCCGCTCATTTTCATTGGATATGTTATGGGGTCAGTAATAGCCCAGTAGCGATCAAGAGAGATCACGCACAAGTTAAGTATGGAAGCAGTGCTAAATAAAACATCTAATGACCGCCAAACATCACACCAATCCACTCCGAAAAACCAGGTATGTTCTAACACTTCGTACATTGCCGAGAATGGCATTACCACTAAACCAACGAGACAATCCGCTACTGCAAGGGACGTCACAAAGTAGTTAGTGGAAGTGTGTAGGTACCGTTCCCGCACGACAGCTAGAATGACTAGCATGTTGCCGAATACTGTCGTCATTGAAAACAAGAGCAAGAAGCTAACGAGCAGCGCTCGATCTTGAAGCAACTTAATATAGTCGTCCCATGCATCTCCGCTCGTAGCGTTCAAGCCAGTGACATTTTCGAAGGTGGCATTAAAGTCGAGGACTGTGTTGTAGGTAGCTGCCCCGAAATCATACTCTGGTCCTTTTAGTATCTCCAGTTGGCCTCTTGCCACTCGTATATCCAGATCGCTGGCATTCATATTTTGCAATAATTATTTTGTAGCTAGGACCATGGTAGGTGTTTATGTTTTCCTTGTTTCGCTCGCAACCATTTCGAGATTACATTCTTGGCAGGCATTGTATTTGCGTATTCGGAATTCTGGCACATATTtcgttggcatattttttttttgcctgcAGCTACGTCTGGCCACTCTGCAACAGAAAGAAAATATAtggttatttacaaaacaaCTGAATTTCGGTGAAATAGGTTAATCGGGGCCACCTGTGATGTTCTAGTAAGTAAGCGTTTGGGAGCGATGACAAACTTCACCCTTCAGAGCACGTGTAAAATAGACATATACACATAGAGTTTTACTTAACACAAAGGTGTGTTAGAATCCTAGATTGGTCATAGTTCTAAAAACAATGTATACATAATATGACATAATCTatccattttataaaaataaacacttataaatcttatactCATAATCTTGTTTGACACTTGTAAATTGACTACGAGCGAGCGCAGCCGTAGGACGGTtggtattatattttttatttataatcataTAACCTCACTAACCGGTCACCGGCAGTGAATTGTGCTAACAGACATTTACTTATTGAAAATCGATAAACTTCTGAATTTGATACAGATAGTTCGATTCGACGATCAATCATTTTTAGATGGAATGCGTCAATCAAATGAATTGTTTTCGTGACCAAGCGTTCTAGGCCGTTAAATATATTCCTTTATTCATCTGAAGACAATTCAAAATTTTCAGATTTATAATTTAAGGGATTTCATGTGCAAGTGTCTACATATTAATATTCATTTCTAATGTATTGACTGTATTTAGAAGTGTGGTATGGTACCTACATACTCTTTCTTGTCCGagtatccatacttccatactaatattataaatgggaaagtgttgtgtctgtttctttgtccgtccttcacggcaaaacgaagcgacgaattgacgtgattttttaagtggagatagttgaagggatggaaagtgacataggctacattttgtctctttctaacgcgagcgaagccgcgggcaaaagctagtaatattataaatgggaaagtatgtgtgtctgtttgtttgtccgtctttcacggcaaaacggagcgacgaatcgacgtgattttttaggtggagatagttgaagggatggagagtgacaaaggctactttatgtctctttcgtaacgcgagcgaagccgcgggcaaaagctagtacctacataattgtGTAAACTTGCTGCTGAACGGACTTTAACGGGACGGTTAAATTTAATTTGAGTTGCCTCCATTTGTGATTAGAAATCTTGAAATTTCATTTCAGGATACACGTAGCAGTTAAACTGACAGACaacttgcgttcatattttAAACGAGAGTCATCGCTTTTAATATTACAAACGAAATTATATAGGTacgcattttaataaaaaatatatgtatgtattttacctttataaatatttatactggggaaacttcatacaacccacatagccagtatctcgacgctatggtcggtagggtaaaaagtacattttgcttatacaaacataacgtaaacatataaaaggcaagcaaacaacgatcttcttagagcacattgaatgtaatagttattacggatgcaggatactcgccgatgcctacttactaataccttcccactgagccacctgcattttacactgcctagatatcgattgccgaccgattattccgaccccaatccctattcttatccccgtccctatctctatctttgtcctcgtccctatctctatctttgtccccgtccccgttcccgtcccgtctctgtccccgtccctcccctatccctatccccgtccccgttccctatttttatccatatttctatccctatccctatccctatttctatccctatcccgatcccgatcccgatcccgatccagatccctatccctatccccagccctatttgaaatctcttgaaccagaagtaaagataaaaactaaagctatacttatggctattttggatattttaaccccattgcacaacaacaggggagaaaatttcttttccacctcattagattttaaaatcgttgtatttatggtgatcagcgacccgataaaccataaaaacgatacccatattgtgtttttgactttaccccctttgcacccctttaggggtcaaattttcaaaaaacctgaaacatgtaaatacatgtttcaggtttgttatggtttattatttattatgactaaatagtcataatatgtctttaggaatcctcctgtgaagtttcgaataaaatagtcaaactaatcttgtttccccatacaaactttgaacccccatttcacccttttaagaggagaattttgaaaaatcctttcttagtgctcctctacgccatataaggaacctactcgTATGTACCAAATataaaatctctaggaccagcggtttcggctgtgtgttgatatatcaatcagtcagtcaatatcttcttttatatatttaaatcccattgcaccacaacaggggagaaggtatttcacttccgcctcgttagattttaaaaactttgtatttatcgtggtcagcgacccgataaaccataaaaacgatacccatatagattttttgactttatcacccccttttcacccttttaggggttaaattttcaaaaaacctgaaacacgtattcagtcatatgtcttaaggaatcttcctgtgaagtttcgaataaaatagtcaaactaatcttgtttccccatacaaactttgaacccccatttgacccccttaggaggtgaattgtggaaaatcctttcttagtgctcctctacaccatataaggaacctacgtgccaaatttgaaatctctagtaccagcggtttcggctgtgtgttgatatatcagtcagtcagtcaatatcttcttttatatatttttttgatatttaaaccccattgcactacaacaggggagaaggtatttcacttccgcctcgttagattttaaaaacgttgtatttatcgtgatcagcgacccgataaaccataaaaacgatacccatatagattttttgactttatcacccccttttcaccattttaggggttaaattttcaaaaaacctgaaacacgtagtcagtcatatgtcttaaggaatcttcctgtgaagtttcgaataaaatagtcaatttaatcttgtttccccatacaaactttgaacccccatttgacccccttaggaggtgaattttgaaaaatcctttcttagtgctcctctacactatataaggaacctacgtgccaaatttgaaatctctaggaccagcggtttcggctgtgcgttgatatgtcagtcagtcagtcagtcagtcagtcagtcagtcagtcagcttcttcttttatatatttagatatataaTATTCGTTAGACAACGTGCCTCCTTTTTGACCGGTAAAGTCAGagttgaacaaacgtagtgacactgtgagtgtagtgtgtttggacagaccatcgagtgtgtgaatgcgaccagtggtaacgctgaaagtgaacgcagccgacgctcgcgaaggagggtagatcgcgcgctgtctatgcaactttacgtaacatccacccgccttcgtcagttttccgtgatcaatgatgcatgcaactgcgtcgaaatatcgggagctcgacaaaaatctaaaaggtaatcacggtctatatcccggtcaatataagtttaatgaaaataaccgtgaatcattcaaaactcttatatatAATATTCGGTTTAAATGGGGAAACGGGGAATAaaagtttgtaataaaaaatgCTGTTGTCCacattttttattacttatctgTAGCTCTAATTGGGCATTACCTCtagtaaaagttttctttaaAAGACGCCAAAATATGCTAACTccgggaccgatttttgaattccAAATGCCgatcgaaagtctgtggaaaacgaagtAGGTAATGATATTTTCAGAAAAGGACGGCTAATAATTTTAAACCTAGTGGTAAtaaatgaccactcgttttcgattctgttagtataatttaaatcactagtagtggagatattattgaacgaaattcacgaaatcaaCGTTCACGAGTcaacattcaaaaatcggcccccaggtgcTCGCGATACTATACTATACAATCAAATTATATTTCCTGAACTATACCtgaaccttattttaatatcatacgCTCCAGTTCGTTCTGGACATAAGTTCAATAGTATAAAATGGACGGTCTCCTTTCATTAatgaagtttttaaaaattccacAACATTTCGTGAAAACTTTATTTGATTAGCCGTATTTTAGTCATTGTTCAAAGGACATAAACCTACTCTTGgtcacagatcaaataataccagtacagatacctaatcccatactaaaaatgggcgccgtcctaagtattctagacctgtaggctaaatttaatccacactcaaagagctagatggcgccagtagccacgcgtggccaacaaaactcttatcagtatcctacgtcgaaatagtcatcaaactgcaacatcttgcgacttgcgacatctgttttagctttcacgcactaaacctataacgtcacatggacgtttaaagtcgaacattactagatggcgttgccgtgcggcttgtatgtgtgctcgccgcgtacgtataatatactcgctctgtccgcaacacatgcaagcggaattgaatgaacgagatccgcggcgccccaccccgcgccccacgccccgcgccccgcgaccacggcgccggcgaccttgagttgagaggccccagcccccgaccaaaggatgcattgatttgttaaaatttaaagctctaaagcaggcgcgtagttaattagaaatatggaaatgaatattattatgtaagaaatacataagtataatagctaagaatgtacatgtagtaaacataatgaacaaaatgtaaagtacgtatttgataaaacattttcgagagtaatatttttattcataaaattgtgcaaacactgcaaacttaatttaaactccgaaactatttattt
This genomic window from Leguminivora glycinivorella isolate SPB_JAAS2020 chromosome 1, LegGlyc_1.1, whole genome shotgun sequence contains:
- the LOC125225520 gene encoding dopamine receptor 2-like, whose product is MNASDLDIRVARGQLEILKGPEYDFGAATYNTVLDFNATFENVTGLNATSGDAWDDYIKLLQDRALLVSFLLLFSMTTVFGNMLVILAVVRERYLHTSTNYFVTSLAVADCLVGLVVMPFSAMYEVLEHTWFFGVDWCDVWRSLDVLFSTASILNLCVISLDRYWAITDPITYPMKMSGRKAAFLIAAVWVCSGTISFPAIAWWRAVRLEEVPDYKCPFTENLGYIIFSSTISFYLPLFVMVFTYYRIYRAATIQTRSLKIGTKSIMRPSGELELTLRIHRGGTVRQRSDACHGVCTPEEADQEPLTALQNNGLSRSSTRLTNVATHGKHLPKNFSLSRKLAKFAKEKKAAKTLGIVMGVFIVCWLPFFVVNLLSGICSACIAHEEMVNMIVTWLGWVNSSMNPVIYACWSRDFRRAFLRILCVCCPRKLRRKYQPQLRSKQSQYPVSTMMYSSVSQHEMCRL